One window from the genome of Cricetulus griseus strain 17A/GY chromosome 2, alternate assembly CriGri-PICRH-1.0, whole genome shotgun sequence encodes:
- the LOC100752609 gene encoding olfactory receptor 2A12, with the protein MWMIPGQNQSWVSEFILLGFSSDPTTNSILFTVFLLIYLSSVMGNGLIIMLICMDTQLHTPMYFFLCILSLLDVCYVTTTMPQMLVHLLAKSQTISFAGCWLQMYVFGALASTESTFFVVMAYDRYVAICYPLHYTVILNWRLCISLAAGTWICGFFFCLLHTFFVMSLPYCGSNRVSHYFCDSPSVRSLACIDTHVIQMVDQVLSVFLIVSPVSLIVTSYILIAKTILKFKSNQGRSKAFSTCASHLTVVTLFYIPASYIYMKPNSSYSPERDKQISLFYNVFTALLNPVVYSLRNKDIKRAFLKVIGLIGWTSEPGSRIS; encoded by the coding sequence ATGTGGATGATTCCAGGACAGAACCAAAGCTGGGTTTCTGAGTTTATCCTGCTTGGCTTCTCCAGTGACCCCACAACCAACAGCATCCTCTTCACTGTGTTCCTTCTCATCTACCTGAGCTCAGTCATGGGCAATGGTCTCATCATCATGCTGATCTGCATGGACACACAGCTGCACAcgcccatgtacttcttcctctgcatcctctccctGTTGGATGTGTGCTATGTCACCACCACCATGCCCCAGATGTTGGTGCATCTTCTTGCTAAATCTCAGACCATCTCctttgctggctgctggctgcagaTGTATGTGTTCGGTGCCCTGGCTAGTACTGAGAGCACCTTCTTTGTTGTCATGGCTTATGACAGATATGTGGCCATTTGCTACCCATTGCATTATACTGTCATCCTTAACTGGAGACTTTGCATATCGTTGGCAGCTGGGACTTGGATCTGTGGTTTCTTCTTCTGTCTGTTACATACTTTCTTTGTCATGAGTTTGCCATATTGTGGGTCTAACAGGGTTAGTCACTACTTCTGTGACAGCCCTTCAGTACGTAGCCTTGCTTGCATCGATACTCACGTCATTCAGATGGTAGATCAGGTCTTGAGTGTTTTTTTGATTGTTTCTCCTGTTTCCCTTATTGTTACCTCCTACATTCTTATAGCCAAGACAATTCTCAAATTCAAGTCCAACCAGGGTCGCAGTAAGGCTTTCTCTACCTGTGCCTCCCACCTGACTGTGGTCACATTATTCTATATTCCAGCTTCTTACATCTACATGAAACCCAACTCCAGCTACTCCCCTgagagagacaagcagatctcacTCTTTTACAATGTCTTCACAGCCTTGCTCAACCCAGTGGTCTACAGTCTGAGAAACAAAGACATCAAGAGAGCATTTCTCAAGGTGATAGGGCTTATAGGTTGGACTAGTGAACCAGGATCCAGGATAAGCTGA
- the LOC100752908 gene encoding olfactory receptor 2A12, giving the protein MWMIPGQNQSWVSEFILLGFSSDPTTNSILFTVFLLIYLSSVMGNGLIIMLVCMDTQLHTPMYFFLCILSLLDIGYVTTTMPQMLVHLLADSQAISFAGCWLQMYVFGALGITECIFFVVMAYDRYVAICHPLRYTVILNWGLCIQLAAGSWISGFFFSALHTFFTMSLPYCGPNRVNHYFCEGPSVRSLACMDTHIIEMIDLVLSVFVVVTPICLIVASYIHIAKAILKIKSTQGRCKAFSTCASHLTVVTFFYGSSTYIYMRPNSSYSPERDKQISLFYNAFTALLNPVVYSLRNKDIKRAFLKVMGHSRVD; this is encoded by the coding sequence ATGTGGATGATTCCAGGACAGAACCAAAGCTGGGTTTCTGAGTTTATCCTGCTTGGCTTCTCCAGTGACCCCACCACCAACAGCATCCTCTTCACTGTGTTCCTTCTCATCTACCTGAGCTCAGTCATGGGCAATGGTCTCATCATCATGCTGGTCTGCATGGACACACAGCTGCACAcgcccatgtacttcttcctctgcatcctctccctATTGGATATTGGCTATGTCACCACCACCATGCCCCAGATGTTGGTGCATCTTCTTGCTGACTCTCAGGCCATTTCctttgctggctgctggctgcagaTGTATGTGTTTGGTGCCCTGGGTATAACTGAGTGTATCTTCTTTGTTGTCATGGCTTATGACAGATATGTGGCCATTTGTCACCCACTTCGTTATACTGTCATCCTCAATTGGGGACTGTGCATTCAGTTGGCAGCTGGGTCTTGGAtctctggatttttcttttctgccctGCATACTTTCTTTACCATGAGTTTGCCATATTGTGGGCCTAACAGGGTTAACCACTACTTTTGTGAAGGTCCTTCAGTGCGTAGCCTGGCTTGCATGGATACCCACATCATTGAAATGATAGATCTGGTCTTGAGTGTTTTCGTGGTTGTTACTCCCATTTGTCTGATTGTGGCTTCCTACATTCATATTGCCAAGGCAATTCTCAAGATCAAGTCCACACAGGGTCGCTGCAAGGCTTTCTCTACCTGTGCCTCCCACCTGACTGTGGTCACATTCTTCTATGGTTCATCCACTTACATCTACATGAGACCCAACTCCAGCTACTCCCCTGAGCGAGACAAGCAGATCTCACTCTTTTACAATGCCTTCACTGCCTTGCTCAACCCCGTGGTCTACAGTCTTCGGAATAAAGACATCAAAAGGGCATTTCTCAAGGTGATGGGACATAGTAGGGTGGACTAG